The following DNA comes from Suncus etruscus isolate mSunEtr1 chromosome 12, mSunEtr1.pri.cur, whole genome shotgun sequence.
aattttgaaaattatatgtcCTGAGATATATAGCGTATATATTAAGAcaactgtgtgtatatatatatatataatctctaaTACATTATAGTAGAACTATTTACAATTTTCCTGCTGAACTTAACACCATATGCTATATACTGATATTATTGTTAAGTAGTTTATCTAAGGAAATAGAAATTACAAGTTCCCTAAATCAGCTACATTACATTGAAGCCAATTAAAGTGtcttaaaattttatacttttctatACATAGCAATAGGGAAATAGGTAAAATCTTGTTCTTTGGTGGTGTTTGGCCAGTTTTCACATTTCATGGCTTTAGGATATTTTGGAAACTCTGGCActgtttaggttttatttttgttgatattaataaataaaatccccCAGAAGACATGGAATGATTTAAATAACTTCTTACAGGATTAGAAAAAGATGTATGGGTCTGTTTTTAGCAATGAAGTGTAGCTTTGTCTTCCAATGCAAAACATTTAGATCCCatttctcagaaattgttcttttgTGGTGGAGACTTCAGTGCTGTATGTACCATGTCACTTAGTTTCTCCAGCCACTGATAACTGGAGGTTGTACACTAATGAATCAAGGAGGTTCATGGAAATTTAAACGTGCCAGACTGGGATTCAGAAGTATTAGAAATTAATTCTTGGTCACCATTGAGGGGCACCTAGGTGCTCTGCCTGGGAACTGCTTCCTCATAGGAAGCTCAGAGATTGAGGAGTCTTGGACCCAAAGAAGGGTGGGGCCAGAGGAGCGAGGCCAATCCACTTCTTAGCCATGCTCTTTCTAACTactgaaccccaccataacacttagaaaaaaaaatcacactacaagtgtgataatggaGAAACTtcgtaggcaaacaccatgcacagagaatgaagactatATCTCCAATGATCCAagaaataccaaccatctgattaatctctcagataaggagtttagaatagaaatatggaggatcctcatagaagtcaaaaaaaaaaaactcaagctgaacagaacgcagagatagaaatcagaaaacttcaacctgaaataacaggtctgaaaaacacaaTAGCTGAATTGagaacctcaatggaaagcctctccaacagggtaacagcagcaaAGGGGAGAATCAGTGAACTAAaaaatgaaatgcagaacaattccatacagcagaagagattggaataaAACGTtgaggcaaatgatcagacaattgaaaaagtactcaaagaatgtgaacagatggaaatagaagtctttgagaaactcaacagaaacaacataaaaatcattggagccccggaggcccaggaaggagatccccaggaagagtcaacagccaaagacatcatcacagagaaaatcccagaactaaagattgcatgcaatcaaatcctgcatgctcaaagagtaccagctaaaagagaccagaagaaaagcatccaagacacatcctagtcacaatgacgaattccacagatagagatagaatactgaaagcagcaagatcgaaaaaggaaattacatttaaaggagcatccttaagatttacagcagacatgtcacaagaaactctcaaggccagaagacagtggtgggatattgtgacaagactgaataaaatggatgcttcatctagaaaactgcacccagccctactcacgttcaggtttgaaggaaggatagatAGCTTCACTGATAAGcaacagatcagaaactttacagatgcaaaaccagccttaaaagaaaagatgaaaggtctactttaagacaagacatatcaacaggcacaccaaacttatacTCAAAGATAATATTAactcccatgacaatcatctcccttaatgtcaatggactaaatgcaccaattaagagacacagagtagctaaatgaatcaaaaacatgaatccaatcttctgcttgCTGtatacaagaaacatacctgaacagtaagaaaaaacatagactcgaaatcaaaggctggaggaaaatcatctaagcacaCAACACCTTAAAAAAGCcagagtggtcatattaatatcagatgacacaaactttagactcagaaaagtgtAAGGGTTAAAGACAGACGgaactaatcaagggatatgtgcaacaggaataaattgcactactaaacatatatgcaaccaatgagagaccagcaaaatatctaataaattttttgacaaatttgaaagatgttatcaataataacaaaataatttgagaGATCTCAACACGGTcctgtcaacatttgataggtcaaccagattgaaacccaacaaaaatatactagccctgaaaagagcaatggaagaaagaggcctagtagatatataggacactccatctccagaaacctgaatacacaatcttcttcaatgtacatgggtcattctccaggatagaccacatgctggcacataaaacacacctacataaaattaagaggatagaaattttgcaggctacctttgctgaccacaggttctgaaattagatgtgaactacaaaggaacacagaagaaaaactttaacaactggcaATTAAACTGCCTACTACTAaacaaacagtgggtccgagatgaaatcaaagcgGAAATCAAAACTTCTTTGGAAactaatgacaataaagacataaactatcagaacctatgggacacaaaaaaagcagtactgagaagaaaatgtatagctttgcaagcacacatcaggaaggaggaaggggcatTCCAGAATATCTTAataatgcagcttataaaataagaaaatgattgtaaaaaaaaaagaaaatgatcaacaaaaggaagcaaaaatagggagacagaaggaaataacaaagcttagagcagaaatcagtgaagtagaaacccaaaaacagtccaaaagatcaacgaaagcagaaactagttctttgataaaataagcaagattgatagaccaccgacaaaactcacaaagaaagagagaaaaacttgataaaccttattagaaatgaaaagaaggaaatcaCTACAAttattacagagattcaaagggtaatcagagactactttgagaaactctatgccactaaacatgagaacctggaagaaatggataagttcttggactctttattaaaaaaacacctaatctcatcaaaaaatggggagaagaaatgaacagacactttgtcaaagaagaaatacaaatggccaaaagacacatgaaaaaatgttccacatcacttatcatcagggggagatgtaaatcaaaacaaaaatgaggtagactggcacacatcacaaagaacaagaataatcagtgctggaggggatgtggagagaaagaaattctcattcactgctgatgggaatgccatctagtccagtctttatggtaaacagtatggagattcctcaaaaactggaaattgagctcccatatgattcagctattccactactagggatataccctagggacacaaaatacaattcaaaatacctttctcacaccaatattcattgcagcactatttacaatagccagactttggaaacaaccaagatgcccttcaacagatgaatggctaaagaaattgtggtacatatacacaatggaatattatgcagctgtcaggagagatgaagtcatgaaattttcctatacatggatgtacatggaatctattatgctgagtgaaataagtcagagagagagagaaaaacgcagaatggtctcactcatctatgggttttaagaaaaatgaaagcattatgcagctgtcagaagagatgaagtcatgaaaattttctatacatggatatacatgtaatctattatgctgatagaaataagtcagagggagagagacacagaatagtatcattcacctgtgggttttaagaacaataaaagacattcttataATAATTCTCATAGACTAGTGCTAAaatgtccagctcatgatatgaagtttaccacgaagagtggtgagtgcagttagagaaatatctacactgacaagtaacataataatgtgaatgaatgagggaagtagaaagcctgtctcaaatacaggtgggtgggtaggtaggtgggagatttggggcactggtgataggaatgttgcactggtgaaggtgggtgttctttatatgactgaaacccaactacaatcatgtttgtaatcaaatcatataaataaagatattaataaaaattgatttcTGAATTGGAAAGGCATGTATATATGTAGGAGATGAGGCTATATTTTGTTACAGCTATCTTCTGCCATAAATAAAGAAACCCaccctttaaataaaaaaaagatgaatagacTTTAGCAAGGAACAGAGGAGAGAGATTAATTATTTAGAGAGAGATTTAAGTTTTGAACTGAACATAGTTCTTGGTTCAGTCTCTTTTATACCCAACATGTTTTCATGCCCtgagtttaatttttatacttttaatattctttcaataacctctttcccttttctagattaaaatatattgagtGGGTTTCTGCCCTTGCTTATCTTAAATGGTAATGTATACATTAACTACAGAGCAATCCTTATGATTCTTATGGCCAAAGTACTTGAAGGATTCCTATATAAAAAAGATGGTCCTGAATATAAGCTAATATTTGGGTTTAATATACGTTGACAACTTTCACATTACACATTCTGAACAGAAATCATAGGAAAATTTACTATGAAGTGAATTTAGTGATAAGCAGCTTTATTGAAATTTAAGTAAATTACATATAACCAGCAGAAAACATTTTAGAATGACATGATAAAAACCACTAAATctcacttttttgtgtgtgtagaaGATTTTGACTCAAACCACAGTgacatgattatttttttcattttaactgtGCTCCTCCACAGAAAGAAGTTCTCAGGATCCAGAGTATGTTAATATTGAGGCACCCTCCTGAGTGAACAAACAGGCTTGCtcctaaggggggggggggaaataaagCTTACATCAATGTATTTCCAAGTACTTCTCCTCCTCCCCagtacttctttttaaaaatggggaACTGCACAGATTTCAGAGTAAATGCAGAATTTTAGGATCTTAAATAGgtatttgtcattttaaattaataaattcagAGAATAGTTCTGTTAGGTTGATCCTAAGTGGATATTTTCTCTGTATAACTTATCTTTTAAATGTCACAAAATATCAATAGATTCTATGAACATATATATCCCTTTCATTTAGTTGGTCATgcctttctttgaaaaaaaatttgtattaacTGCAGAGACAGTCATTAAAGATGGCACTGCAAAATGCTTAACTGCACAAAATCCAGGGCCAAATGCTTGAGATTGACCCAGGCAAGAAGTGTGTGACCTCTTACACTCTTAGTATGCTCATCTGGAAAATGACAATATATATAGAACCTATTCTAATGGAATAGATGAGGCACATCGAGTGGTGCCTGGAAAACAGCAAGCACTACTTgtttgtctttattatcattttctgAGTAATTAATGTCTCCTGTGATCAAGCTCAAGGATGTTATGACAATTTCATCAGCAAAAACTTTGAGTTCACTGTAGGATGGCTACTCACCTTCAGTCTCCTCAGCCATGTAGATTGGGACTCCTTTGCACATGCCAGTGATGGCCTTTCCAAACCTGTCCACATCACTCACTTTTTCTGGATTGATGGAGTACATCAGACCCTTAGGAGGTGGGCCCCCTGGTCCTTCATCCTAAAGTCAAGTGTGGAATAAAcaggtagaaagaaagagaatgaaagtcaATCCTAGTGATTCATTAAATGGCAGATGAGAAACCAGGTCAGTTGAGGGAATTTCTTGGTTATAGTTTTTCAATAACCAAAATGGGGAAGCACCAGTTCCATCTTAAATACCTCAAAATCTCTGCTGCCATGTATTTAGCTTCTTTGAAATATTAGCTACTTATAAATGTAAATGCCTGTATTTGAAGCCTCGTGTCTCATTtgtaattttatctttcttagaTTGAACTATATAATAATCAGCATCTAAGAATGCAGTTCATTTTCTCTACATTATCATTTAGGAACAGAAGCTGAGGTAAATTCTATTTTAGTGTACGGGATGGTGTGGGAAGATGTtccctagtaatgctcaggaatcCAAAGGGCCTGTCCAGAGATTCTCTGCCAACTGGACCAGATAATTGAATGATAGAGTCTATAGATATGAATCTACtactcagcagtgctgggggctaCCAGAGCCACATCAGCAATGATTTGGTGACCTCTAGGACAATATCCAGTGGTGCTAGGTGGGGCATGTTGTTCCAGGGATCAAAGTCAGGGCTTGTGTCACTGACCCCTAAGCTATTTCTTGGATCTctcagacattttatttatttagtaagtcTTCATTTAAAGGACTgtgattaaaaaattattgacagTTGGGTTTTAGGCAGATAATATTTAAATACCAgtctcactaccagtgtcaactcttTACCCGTGTCCCCATACTCCATTTCCAAATTCCTCTCACCCCACCCTATCCCatgcctgccatcttgacaggcacatcACAAAGTTTGGTGATTTTAGATTAGATCTCTTATTTTCAGTGTTGAATTTGCAGTTGGTTTTACAGCTGTACCACTATTCCACATCACCAGTGTAACCAGATCCCCAAACTCCAATTCActcattatttccctttctcctcttctttcttttgtggttttctttccctttctatcCGTTTCCTTCTTAATCTCTGAAGCCAAGGTTGATATAGGCATCACTCCTTTactatattccattttgtatacagttattctatataccacagatatgtAGATCATTTTGTGTTAAAACACTTTAAAGAAATATGAATATCTTCTTCTAAGTCAGTCTAACTAGAATTGTCAGATGAAGGACATCAAATTAAAGTTGAATGCCAGATAATGGCCTGCCATTTTGTAATATGAGCATATTCTGAATATTTCTTCGGATATACTTACACTAAAATATATCCACTATATgttaaattcaaaattaattggTTATCCTCAGTTAAGTTTGAGGATAAACTAACACTAGAATATTctaaaactcccccccccccaacttttgtGGGAAAATGTTCTTGAGGAGAGCTGAGGGCTTCCATTTTTCTATTAGcagaactttatttcttttataggaAAAGTTATGTCATTTAGAGGCAGGAGTGTGACAATTTCACCTAACCTCTGTCATTTAAGTATGGTAATAGCTGTTTCTCCAGATAATGATAAGTTCATCTTTTTATCTGTCCACTACAAAATACTGTAGTCAAGAGGAAATGATTGCAATCTTATGATTTATTGGTCATAAAAAAGCTTTCCTCAGGCAAAagtaaaagaattaatttttaccttatttttcttGGACAATGCGTCCAGGGCTTGAAGAGAAGGCATAGCATCCCTGTTCATTCTGTGCACGATGCATGCCTTGTTTTTAAAGAGTCTAATAGCAGCAAAGTTCTGTAAAGATGGTTGAAAATGATAAGTAGATTATCTGAGGATCTTTCCTCTACAGAAATCAACTTTAccagaagagaaaaacagaagttCAAGATCAGGATGATCTTGAAGATGAGCACTGAATCAGGCATTGTTTTGCAATTACATCTATTGCAGTATTTAGTTGAACAGAATGCAAATTCTGAAGACAAAGACTTGAACTGGTTCAAGCATGGTGAGAGTCATGCTATAAATGTCTGCTTTATAGAAATGGACTTTAAATTGCTATCATATTTAATCTTCTTTGATCTTTAacaagtaaaatagaaataaatattttaattagactatggaacaaacaaattttttggaaaaatataacaTTGTTATATACAGATATTGGAATTGCAGAATTGAAACTCCTCCCAGAGCAAACTTTCTTTGGTTCCCTTTCCAGTTAGCACTGTCATTACATTTCTTTGAACTTTTTAAAGTGGTAAGTAAAAtgttcatttatgtatttttaaaaggaaattgaaGGTTAAATGAGTAGTAGTGCTAATAGTATATAGGTGTATCATGATTATTGAAGAAAAGTATCTTGATATTTGTCTAGTATAACCATATTCCTTAAACATAGTAGATTAGGGCCACTGTGAATTGGTTGGAACTGTAAATAACTGTGGGATTATTTAAACAGAGGGATTGAAGTAACATGAGCAAAATAGAT
Coding sequences within:
- the GKN1 gene encoding gastrokine-1, producing MSRACLFSSLHFFGEAKMKFAIVFVGLLGVFLAPVLGEYDIDVGENNKEDVNGEQSVSVNHEHNLANIDNNNGWDSWNAILDYESNFAAIRLFKNKACIVHRMNRDAMPSLQALDALSKKNKDEGPGGPPPKGLMYSINPEKVSDVDRFGKAITGMCKGVPIYMAEETEGASLFVHSGGCLNINILWILRTSFCGGAQLK